The following coding sequences are from one Leptolyngbyaceae cyanobacterium window:
- a CDS encoding DUF3155 domain-containing protein, producing MARRRKRKSRRRQEGRRILEHVPQYSIESGQDKPVTAARKFIQAEGILPPALLLVKRNEHTTDRYFWAEKGLFGAQYVEENHFLFPSLRELEHSPTEKVPVAVQSG from the coding sequence TTGGCTAGGAGACGCAAGCGGAAAAGTCGCCGTCGCCAAGAAGGGCGCAGGATTCTCGAACACGTGCCTCAATATAGCATTGAAAGCGGGCAGGATAAGCCAGTGACGGCGGCGAGAAAATTTATTCAAGCCGAAGGTATTTTGCCCCCTGCTCTACTGCTAGTGAAACGGAACGAGCATACCACAGATCGGTACTTCTGGGCAGAAAAAGGGCTGTTCGGAGCCCAATACGTGGAAGAAAATCATTTCTTATTTCCCAGTTTGAGGGAATTAGAACATTCTCCTACAGAGAAAGTTCCAGTTGCCGTTCAAAGTGGCTGA
- a CDS encoding cofactor assembly of complex C subunit B yields the protein MIATTISSTFLLTILLLVGLFFFIKASVKDRIEAVKLISEQPEESLLAQLQQYFTDRSYRVAAVDADRNQVTFEGFVRPSWFLAVFLSLLGAIGILCIALVLSMLFPQLGWLFLSLELLSPLAGIFYWQNAGRVEKVSLQFERLGGGETPTSHSLITVTAHRDELAALRQALPLQPSE from the coding sequence ATGATCGCGACTACTATTTCTTCCACATTTCTGCTGACGATCTTATTGTTGGTTGGCTTGTTTTTCTTTATCAAAGCTTCCGTCAAAGATCGAATCGAAGCAGTTAAGCTGATTTCCGAACAGCCAGAAGAATCTCTTCTGGCTCAATTACAGCAGTATTTTACCGATCGCTCCTATCGAGTTGCAGCTGTGGATGCGGATCGAAACCAGGTAACTTTCGAGGGATTTGTCCGTCCCAGTTGGTTTTTAGCTGTTTTCTTAAGCTTGCTAGGGGCCATCGGTATTCTTTGTATCGCGTTGGTTTTGTCGATGCTATTTCCCCAATTAGGGTGGTTATTTCTCTCTTTAGAGTTACTGTCTCCCCTGGCTGGGATTTTTTACTGGCAAAATGCTGGCAGAGTAGAAAAAGTTTCCCTGCAATTTGAACGGCTTGGTGGTGGGGAAACGCCAACCAGTCATAGTTTGATTACAGTAACGGCTCATCGAGATGAATTAGCTGCGCTCCGACAAGCACTTCCCTTACAGCCAAGCGAATAA
- a CDS encoding PadR family transcriptional regulator, giving the protein MKFDDIYQFFFNPPPIYLSKELAVCYVLSVLIKGESYGTELIQLIETEYPAYRLSDTVLYSALKFLEEELAIAGYWKKVEGRGRPRRMYRIRPDWRERAQELARLWHQYATKESYPVPSKVTVTEREAVRDGREK; this is encoded by the coding sequence ATGAAATTCGATGATATTTACCAGTTTTTTTTCAATCCCCCTCCCATCTATCTGAGCAAAGAACTAGCTGTTTGCTACGTTCTTTCTGTCTTAATAAAAGGAGAATCCTATGGTACAGAGTTAATCCAGTTAATAGAGACTGAATATCCCGCATACCGCCTTTCCGATACCGTGCTTTACAGCGCGCTCAAATTTTTGGAAGAGGAACTGGCGATTGCTGGGTACTGGAAAAAAGTAGAAGGCCGGGGGCGTCCTCGCCGAATGTATCGCATCCGTCCTGATTGGCGAGAGCGAGCGCAGGAATTGGCCCGTCTTTGGCATCAATATGCCACTAAAGAAAGTTACCCAGTTCCCTCTAAAGTTACGGTTACGGAACGGGAAGCGGTTCGCGATGGTCGCGAGAAATAG
- a CDS encoding DUF3611 family protein — protein sequence MPDRSESQTVPSALRQIANNFRLTGWIGFWLQLVLAVVSTVVLLLFGLFSRSTTNSPNNPGTGFGIFFAVCGLVALGVSIYVFFRYTRIGQQLRSSNPNLRPRKADTIQILRWGLMVNLAGMLLTLLGAYAIVGTLAARSISQPQTVVLSDPSRLISSLDMFAVQANINTIAGHFAGITATLWLLNRINKN from the coding sequence ATGCCAGATCGCTCAGAGTCACAAACCGTTCCTTCTGCTCTTCGGCAAATTGCTAATAACTTTCGTCTAACTGGCTGGATTGGCTTCTGGCTTCAGTTAGTATTAGCCGTTGTTTCTACAGTGGTTTTGTTACTATTTGGTCTCTTTAGCCGCAGTACCACCAACAGCCCTAATAATCCAGGTACGGGTTTTGGAATATTTTTTGCAGTATGTGGGCTGGTAGCATTAGGTGTTAGTATTTACGTTTTTTTCCGCTATACCCGGATCGGCCAACAGCTACGATCTTCTAACCCTAACTTGCGGCCTCGTAAAGCAGATACAATTCAGATTTTACGTTGGGGATTAATGGTAAATCTAGCAGGAATGCTGTTAACTCTTCTAGGTGCTTATGCTATAGTCGGCACTTTGGCAGCCCGCTCCATATCTCAACCACAAACAGTAGTACTATCAGATCCCAGTCGTTTAATTAGCTCTCTTGATATGTTTGCAGTACAAGCAAATATCAACACTATCGCAGGTCACTTTGCTGGAATTACCGCCACTTTATGGCTACTTAATCGAATTAACAAAAATTAG